Part of the Azospirillum formosense genome is shown below.
GCCGACCACCAGGATGACGTGCGGCTTCAGCGCGGCGTCGATGACCAGCGGCTTGGCCACCGGGCCGACGATCTTCGCCACCTCGGCGGCCAGCGTGGCCTTGACCTCCTCCGGGCTGACCTCCTTGCCGAAGCGGGTGCGGGCCAGCTCCGCCGTCACCTTGGCCGCCGTGGTCGGGCCGAGGTCGGCGGTGATGAGCAGCTCCTCCAGCTCCTCCAGCGCCTCGTCGTCGAGCTTGCGCTTGGTGAAGATGCCGGAGATGCCCTCGGTCAGCTTGGACGAGGACTTGGACAGGCCGTCCTTCAACCGGGCGAACCAGCCCTTCTTGGGCTTCTCCTCCTCGGCGGTCAGGGCCACGGGGAGGTCGTCGCGGGCGATCTCCGGCGTGTCCTCGCGCTCCTCCGGCCCGGACGGCGGGGCGATGGGCGGCGGAGGCGGGGTCTCGACCGCGGGCGGGGGCGGCAGCTCGGGTTCCGGCACCGGCTCGGGCTCCGGGGCCGGCGGCTCCTCGGCGACCGGTTCCGGAACAGGCGGCTCCTGGAGCGGCTCTTTGGCGAGCGGCTTTTCGGCGACCGGCTCGGCGGGGACCGCTTCCGGAAGCGGGGCGGTCGTTTCGTCCTTGCGGGCTTGCTCTTCGGGCTTCTTGCGGCCGAACCAACGCAGGATCATGGTGTGTCCACTGTTCTCAAGGGGGGTG
Proteins encoded:
- the ftsY gene encoding signal recognition particle-docking protein FtsY, which codes for MILRWFGRKKPEEQARKDETTAPLPEAVPAEPVAEKPLAKEPLQEPPVPEPVAEEPPAPEPEPVPEPELPPPPAVETPPPPPIAPPSGPEEREDTPEIARDDLPVALTAEEEKPKKGWFARLKDGLSKSSSKLTEGISGIFTKRKLDDEALEELEELLITADLGPTTAAKVTAELARTRFGKEVSPEEVKATLAAEVAKIVGPVAKPLVIDAALKPHVILVVGVNGTGKTTTIGKLARQFRAEGKTVMLAAGDTFRAAAVSQLKIWGERTGCPVIARDTGADAAGLAFDALEEARRQGVDILLIDTAGRLQNKAGLMEELRKIVRVIKKVDESAPHTTLLTLDATTGQNAHNQVEVFRDMVNVSGLILTKLDGSARGGVLVSLAERFKLPVHAIGIGEGVYDLRPFDADQFAKSLMGLPSQ